A section of the Amycolatopsis sp. AA4 genome encodes:
- the arc gene encoding proteasome ATPase, whose protein sequence is MHHDLPGGRREEADPSATGGAGQTPEEQARQIRFLEEEVALLRRRLTDSPRQNRVLEQRLAEASERVSQLTERNTKLVETLREARGQLLALREEVDRLAQPPSGYGVFVEAYEDNTVDVYTAGRKMRVSVSPAVEVSSLRRGQALRLNEALTVVEGGDFERTGEVCALREVLAPENEGGVTRALVVGHADEERVVLLSDPLAEQPLKPGDSLLVDSKAGYAYERVPKAEVEDLVLEEVPDVRYEDIGGLTRQIEQIRDAVELPFLHADLYEQYQLRPPKGVLLYGPPGCGKTLIAKAVANSLAKKVAEARGDKADGKSYFLNIKGPELLNKFVGETERSIRLIFQRAREKASEGTPVIVFFDEMDSIFRTRGSGVSSDVETTIVPQLLSEIDGVEGLENVIVIGASNREDMIDPAILRPGRLDVKIKIERPDAEGAKDIFSKYLAEGLPIHADDLAEFGGDQKATFDAMIQHTVERMYEESDENRFLEVTYANGDKEVLYFRDFNSGAMIQNIVDRAKKSAIKSVLETKQPGLRVQHLLDAIVDEFAENEDLPNTTNPDDWARISGKKGERIVYIRTLVTGKNQESGRAIDTATNTGQYL, encoded by the coding sequence ATGCATCATGACCTTCCCGGAGGTCGGCGCGAGGAGGCCGACCCTTCAGCAACCGGCGGAGCAGGGCAGACACCAGAGGAACAAGCCCGGCAGATCCGTTTTCTCGAGGAAGAAGTGGCGCTGCTGCGCCGCAGGCTCACCGATTCCCCGCGACAGAACCGCGTTCTCGAACAACGTCTCGCCGAGGCGTCGGAACGGGTGAGTCAGCTCACCGAGCGGAACACGAAACTCGTCGAAACCCTGCGCGAAGCGCGGGGGCAGCTGCTCGCCCTCCGCGAGGAGGTCGACCGGCTGGCCCAGCCGCCGAGCGGATACGGGGTGTTCGTCGAGGCGTACGAGGACAACACGGTGGACGTCTACACCGCGGGGCGCAAGATGCGCGTCTCGGTGTCGCCCGCCGTGGAGGTCTCGTCGCTGCGGCGCGGGCAGGCGTTGCGGCTCAACGAGGCGCTCACGGTCGTCGAAGGCGGCGACTTCGAGCGCACCGGCGAGGTGTGCGCACTGCGCGAAGTGCTCGCCCCGGAAAACGAGGGCGGCGTCACGCGCGCGCTCGTGGTCGGGCACGCGGACGAGGAGCGGGTGGTCCTGCTGTCGGACCCGCTCGCCGAGCAGCCGCTCAAACCGGGCGATTCGCTCCTGGTGGACTCCAAGGCGGGCTACGCCTACGAGCGGGTGCCGAAGGCGGAGGTCGAGGACCTCGTGCTGGAGGAGGTGCCGGACGTCCGCTACGAGGACATCGGCGGCCTGACCCGGCAGATCGAGCAGATCCGCGACGCCGTGGAGCTGCCGTTCCTGCACGCGGACCTCTACGAGCAGTACCAGCTGCGCCCGCCGAAGGGCGTCCTGCTGTACGGCCCGCCGGGCTGCGGGAAGACGCTCATCGCCAAGGCGGTGGCGAACTCGCTGGCCAAGAAGGTGGCCGAGGCTCGCGGGGACAAGGCGGACGGCAAGTCCTACTTCCTCAACATCAAGGGCCCGGAGCTGCTGAACAAGTTCGTCGGCGAGACCGAGCGGTCGATCCGGCTGATCTTCCAGCGGGCCCGGGAAAAGGCCTCCGAGGGCACCCCGGTCATCGTGTTCTTCGACGAGATGGACTCGATCTTCCGCACCCGCGGCTCGGGCGTGTCCTCCGACGTGGAGACCACGATCGTGCCGCAGCTGCTGTCGGAGATCGACGGCGTCGAAGGCCTGGAGAACGTCATCGTCATCGGCGCCTCCAACCGCGAGGACATGATCGACCCGGCGATCCTGCGGCCGGGCCGGCTCGACGTCAAGATCAAGATCGAGCGTCCGGACGCCGAGGGCGCGAAGGACATCTTCTCGAAGTACCTGGCCGAGGGCCTGCCGATCCACGCCGACGACCTGGCGGAGTTCGGCGGGGACCAGAAGGCGACGTTCGACGCGATGATCCAGCACACCGTCGAGCGGATGTACGAGGAGAGCGACGAGAACCGGTTCCTGGAGGTCACCTACGCCAACGGGGACAAGGAAGTCCTGTACTTCCGCGATTTCAACTCGGGCGCGATGATCCAGAACATCGTGGACCGGGCGAAGAAGTCGGCGATCAAGTCGGTGCTCGAGACCAAGCAGCCCGGCCTGCGCGTGCAGCACCTGCTGGACGCGATCGTCGACGAGTTCGCGGAGAACGAGGACCTGCCCAACACCACCAACCCGGACGACTGGGCCCGGATCTCCGGCAAGAAGGGCGAGCGGATCGTCTACATCCGCACGCTCGTCACCGGCAAGAACCAGGAATCGGGGCGGGCGATCGACACCGCCACGAACACCGGTCAGTACCTGTAG